In the genome of Anabaena cylindrica PCC 7122, the window GTTTTTGAATTAACTGGTGGTGGTCAATATATTGCCCTCAAAGGTATTGACCTCCAAATTAAAAAAGGCGAATTTGTTTCTTTAATTGGTCACTCCGGTTGCGGGAAATCCACTCTTTTAAATATGATTGCCGGTTTGGATTTACCCACAGAAGGTTTAGTCACGTTAGAAGGTCAAAGAATTAAAAAACCAGGGCCAGATAGAATGGTAGTATTTCAAAACTATTCTCTCTTACCTTGGCGGACAGTCAGAGAAAATATTGCCTTAGCTGTAGATTCAGTCTTAAATGGGATGCCGGCAGCAGAACGGAAAGCCATAATCGAAAAACATATAGATATGGTGGGTTTGCGTCCCCATGCAGACAAACAACCGGGAATGTTATCTGGTGGACAAAAACAACGGGTGGCGATCGCACGCGCATTGGCAATTCGTCCTAAACTATTACTACTAGACGAACCTTTCGGTGCTTTAGACGCACTCACTCGTGGTAACTTGCAAGAACAACTCATGCAAATCTGCGAAGAAAACGAAGTCACCGCTGTAATGGTGACACACGACGTAGACGAAGCCGTTTTGTTATCTGACAGAATTGTCATGTTAACTAACGGTCCCGAATCAAAAATTGGCGACATTTTAGAAGTAGATATTCCTAGACCCCGCAAACGCATGGAAGTAGTAAAACATCCCAGTTACTACACATTGCGAAGTGAAATGATTTACTTCCTCAACCAACAAAAACGCGTTAAGAAAATTCGAGCGCGAAAAACTGCTGCAATTGTTCGACATGGTTTAGAAAAAGTTAATTTAGAAATTGGCTTCTTACCTCTTACCGCTTGCGCCCCATTAGCCATAGCCAAAGAAAAAGGCTTTTTTGTTAAACACGGCTTAGATGAGGTTAATTTAGTTCGGGAAAGCAGTTGGAGGGGAATTGTGGATGGGATGACAGGCGGTTATTTAGATGCCGCACAAATGCCATCAGGAATGCCAATGTGGTTAAGTTTGGGAGGAAATAAAAATGAACCCTTATCCGTTGTCACGTCCCTAACCATGACCCGTAACGGCAACGCCATCACCTTAGCTAAACGCTTTTATGATCAAGGTGTACACAGTTTATCTGACTTCAAAAACTACCTCCTTAAAACCCGCGAAGAACAACACAGAATGGGTGTAGTTCATCCAGCATCAATGCACAACTTATTGCTACGTTATTGGTTAGCAGCAGGTGGTATTGACCCCGACATTGATGTGGATATGAAAAATATCCCACCCGCCCAGATGGTAGTAGACTTAAAAGGCGCAACTATTGATGGTTATTGTGTGGGTGAACCTTGGAATTATCGCGCAGCAGTTGAAGGTTCAGGTTTTACCATAGCCACAGATTTAGAAGTTTGGTTAGGACACCCCGGTAAAGTTTTGGGAGTACGAGAAGATTGGGCAGAAACTTATCCTAATACCCATATTGCCTTAACCAAAGCCTTACTAGAAGCTTGCCAATATTGTGCAAATCCTGCCAACGCCCAAGAAGTTCGGCAAATTTTAGCAAGTCGGGAATATGTCAGCACAGATATTGACTATATCCAAATTGAAGATGTCAATGGTGCAAGCTGTGACTTAGATCATCCCATGCGGGAATATGCCCATCACCAATTTTATTCTGAGTCTGCCATTAACCGCCCCAGTCGAACAGAACAAATTTGGATTATGACTCAATTAGCACGTTGGGGTGATACTCCCTTCCCCAGAAATTGGGTAGAAATCGTCGAAAGAGTTTGTCGAGTCAGAGTTTTCAGCACAGCAGCTAGAGAACTAGGTTTGGATATTAGTTACACCCGTCAACCCATTAAATTATTTGATGGTAAACCCTTCAACGCCGATGACCCCATTAGCTATCTCAACGATTTAGAAATTAAACGCGATTTTTCCATAGCCGAAGTTATTCTAGATACCCCCAGAAGAACAGCAGCGTAAACCCGGATCTCTTCCTCTTCCTTTGCGTCTTTGCGCCTTTGCGTGAGACATAAAAATCTATCCCCAATTCCCAAACCATGCAAAACCGCAATTTGAGAACTACCAACACCGCTACCAGAACCATCAGCCATCAGCCTTTCCTAGCAATTAAGGACGTTTGCAAAGTTTATCCCACAAAAAATGGGCCATTTACCGTCCTTGATGGTGTTAACCTCAACGTTGAACAAGGTGAATTTCTTTGTGTTATCGGCCATTCTGGTTGTGGTAAATCAACACTGCTAAATATGGTTTCTGGTTTTAACTTTCCCACCACTGGACAAGTGTTATTAGAAGGAGAACCTATTACCAAACCTGGCCCAGACAGAATGGTTGTATTTCAAAACTATGCGTTATTACCTTGGCGGACAGCTTTTGAAAATATCTATTTAGCCGTAAATGCTGTTTATCCCACCAAACCAGAAGCCGAAAAACGTTCTATTGTTAGAGAACATTTGGCAATGGTGGGTTTAGGTGATGCAATGGAAAAGAAACCCATGCAGATGTCTGGGGGGATGAGACAGCGGGTTTCTATCGCCCGTGCTTTGGCTATTCGTCCAAAAGTGCTGATTTTAGATGAGCCTTTTGGGGCGTTAGATGCAATCACCAAGGAAGAATTACAGGAAGAGTTGCTGAAAATTTGGAATGATAACCGTTGTACGGTGTTAATGATTACCCATGATATTGATGAGGCGTTATTTCTGGCAGATAAATTGGTAATGATGACCAATGGCCCTCATGCCAAAATTGGGGAAGTGATGGAAATTCCCTTTGCCAGGCCACGGGACAGGGCGAGAATAATGGAAGATCCCCAATATTATCAATTGCGGAACTATGCGTTAGACTTCTTGTTTAACCGTTTCGCTCATGATGATGTCGGTTAGTATATTTTGGGCGAACTAACGTTCGCCTGTATCATTTTTGAATATTTCTTTCACTAAGAGTTCTCCAATTAAAAAAATATCCCAAAATTTCTTGTGGTGCGGGCCGAAAAGCCCGCTAATAATATAAGGACGGGCAAGATGCCCATCCCACAAGATTGGATCATCTTTTTTGTGGAGTTCTCTAATTAATTTTTAGTTATGTCCGCAGATCATCTAAAGGTGCATTCTCCTTGGGCTTTTTGAATTAAGGCAACTGTTTCTTCCCCTTCTTTTTCGCGTCTACCTGCAACGACTACCTTTGCGCCTTCCTTGGCAAATGCGATCGCTGTAGCCCTGCCAATTCCAGATGTACCACCAGTAATAACTGCAACGTTTTCAGCAAATAAAGCCATAGTCCTAAAGTTTGAGATTTTTAGAACTTACGCATTGATAGAAACCATCAGGTTTTTAGCCGAAATTTTCAGATATTTCAGACATCCTGGGTTTGATATTTCCACTATTAATCAGCAATGACAATCTATCTGAGGGTAGATGCCCAAATTGTGAAAATACAAACTTTGTCATCACACATCATGGTTTATTTGTACAGTGCGTAAGTTCTAATTTTACCAATTGCGCCATCCGCCCTTGGATGCTGTTTCCATCTGATCTTTAAAACCGTGATTTTGCAGTAACTTGTGGTAATCTAGACTACTACTCCAGCGGTCAATTTCCCTAGCTCGTAATACTGGTACTGGATGACTTAGTTGAGCGGTGCGAGCTTCTTTGACCATTACCCCAAGTTCAGTTTTACTGATGTCATCATAAGCACGGGCTTGGGCAACAAAGGCATCAAGATTTAGCTTGGGTGCTAAGGTGGGAGAACCACCGGCTAACTTCATTAATACTGACATCACCACTTTGGGGTCTTGGGTAGCTAACAAAGCAGCGCGATCGCAGGTAAACTCAGCACAACGTACCCATTCTAATAATTGTGCCTGTAATGCTTGAGCCACAACAGCACCAACATTAGGCAAAATTGCCGCTGCTAAGACCAATAAATTTACAGGTGTTAAATAAACGCTGTGGTCACATTTGAGATGTCCCAATTCATGGGCAATTACAGCTTGTATTTCCTCCGGGGTGAGAATATCAATTAAGGAAGTATGCAGAACCACAAACGGCTGCTTACCCCGCATTGCAAAAGTATAAGCATTGGGCGCAGGATGTTGACGCACATACAACTGAGGTGGCTCAATATCTAGAATATTGCAAGCGTCTAATAATAACTTGTGTAAATCAGGTAATTGTTTTTCACCTACCAAAATACTAGAAGCAATATTTTCTACATAAAAAACCTGTTCAGCCATTGGCCCAAGCCAATTTCGCACCATCATATCTATCCCAGGAATTTGCTTGAGAGTTTTAGTTGCCTCCAAGTCCAGAGGATGACGGAATGAGTCAGCTTTTAAACCAATTAGGGGCGTTTTAACTAAAGACATAATTATGGTAATCAATAAAAAATACAACTCCCACAGATAGTATAACGATAGAAAAACGTAATCTCCAAATCCCCGACTTTTTTAACGTCAATTTATAGCTCAAAGCTGATAGCTGATTACCTAGCTATGACTTACGCACAACACACCGAAAGTAGCGGTAATTCATGAATTACTGCTACGGAAGAATCAGGTTTTCGATCACATTTTGCGTAAGTCCTGTTAGCATTATTTCACAACCGGATTATCTTTGAAACTCACATCTTTTAAGTTACTGAGTTTTGATAGGGGAGTGACATCTGTGATTTTGTTATGATCGAGATTTAGGAGCGTCAAGCTAGTAAGTTTTGATAAAGCACTAATATCTGTGATTTCATTATCTTCTAAAATAAGTTCATTTAAGTTAGTCATTTTTTCTAAAGAACTTATATCTTTAATTTTATTCAAACTTAATACCAAGATCTGTAAATTATTCAAATTCGCTAAAGGACTAACATCTGTAATTTGATTGTAAGTCAAAAGCAACCGAGTTAAATTTTTCAGGTTTCCCAAAGGACTTACATCTTTAATTTTATTATCTCCTAAAAACAGCATATTTAAGTTAGTGAGATTTGTTAACGGACTAACATTGGCAATTTGATTACCTTCTAAATTCAGCCTTGTTAATTTTTTAAATTTGCTAAAGGAGTAAGATTCTGAATTTGATTCTCCGTTAATTCCAGTCGAGTTAAATTAGTCAACTTAGCTAAAGCAGAGATATCCTTAACTTGGTTATCTTCTAAAGAAAGACCCGTTAATTTTACCAAATCCCTGAGGGAACTAATCTCAGTAATATAATTTTTGTCGAGATTTAACCAAGTTAGATTTTTCAATTTAGTCAAAGCACTAATATCAATAATTTCATTATTAAACATTGACAAAGATTCTAGATTTTTTAATTCCTTTATGGCATTAATATCCTTAATTTTATTTCTTTCCAAAGTTAAACGATTAAGATTTTGCAGGGTTGCTAAAGGATTAACATCAGGAATTTGATTATTACTAACGTCCAAATCTTTGAGATTTTTTAAACCTGCCAAGGCACTGAGATCAACAATTTCATTACCGTGGAGATTTAATGATTCTAAATTTGTGAATCCTGACAAGGGACTTAAATCAACAAGTTGCTGATTTATCAGATCAAGTTTTGTGACATTTAACAAATTTTTGGCAGCTAAATCACAATCATTTGTTTTGGCTTTTGCTAATAATAATTCTACCGTAATTCTCGCATCTGCTGATAAATTAGCCTGTTCCTTACACAACTGTATAAAATTACTTCTCCTGGGAGGTTGAGCAGCTTCAATAACTCCCCATCCACCACCTAACCACATACTCGTCATCAACACCAACGCGCTAGTTAATTTCATATTTGATATCCCTATTGTTTGTATAGATTTTTCTCAGCATTTAGCTATCAGTAATCAGCTTTCATCTGTTTTGTGTAGCTCTTGCTAACTGCTCATAGCTGAATATTAACATTGCCGTATCCTATATTACTTGCTATGCTAATAGTTATAGTTTAAACCAATAATTTTTATTAGTTATTTTCTTAACATTCATTAACCAGTTTACCCTTATGCGTATACATTCAGCAAATCTCGGTTTTATTACTCTCCTGTTGTCAATATCTTCCATATCTGTTTTAACACCTATTGGTAATTTCGCCCCTGTATTCGCTCAAGAAGTGAGTAATCAAACTCAGAAAGATCAAGCCGATCGGTTATTGAGAGAAACAATTTATTTAATGACGAATGCTCACATATACAGAAGAAGTTATGACAGAATTATTAACAGTTTTGAAAAAACTTTAGAAGCATATCAAAACATAGGAGATAAACCTGGAATTACTAAAACATTGGATTATCTAGCGTTTGTATATTACAGCAGAAAAAATTATCAACAAGCACTTAATTATTATCAGCAAGTATTAAAACTACAACAAGAGTTAGGTGATAGTAAGGGTGAAAAACAAACCCTCATGAAAATCATGAATCTTGAAAATGAACAAAGTCGCGAACTTTACGAACAAGGACAATATCAAAAAGCATTAGAAAAATTACAAAAAGTTTTAAAATTAAGGGAACAACTGGATTTACAAGATTTAAAGGGACAACTAGATTTACAAGATGTAAAAATTCAAACAGGTTTCATCATTAACAAAATCGGTATGATTCATCATACTTTAGGAGAATACGAAACAGCTTTAAAATTTTATCAACAATCTTTATCAGTTTTTCGAGAAGTTACTACACAACCAGTAGAAAAAATTCCTTGGGTATGGACTGTGTTTTTTAACATGGGAGAAATTTATCAATCTTTAGGAGAAAATGAACGAGCTTTAAATAGTTATCAGCAAGCGTTAAAATTAGCTCAAGAAAATAAAATAGGCTCAGAAGTAAAAAATATTAACGCCATTGGTAATAGTTATTATCGCTTAAAAAGATATGATTTAGCATTGAATTTTTATCAACAATCTTTAGCAAAACTTCCAGGAGTTAAGAATAAAAAAGAAAAGAAATTATTAGAAGCATTGACTTTTAATAATATTGGACTGGTTCACCTTGATCAAGGAAATTATGACTTATCTTTAAAGTTTTTACAGCAAGGTTTAAATATTGTGAAATCATTGCGAGATAAACTTTCTCAAGGAGTACTATTAGATAGTATTGGTAAGGTTTACTTCCAACAAGGTAAATATGAATTAGCAGGTAATTTTTATCAACAATCTTTAACACTTTTTCAGGAAATTGGCTATAAAGCAGGTGAGGCTAAAGTTTTGAGTAGTCTGGGTTATTTGTTGGAAAAACAAAAACAACCACAATTAGCAATTGTGTTTTTTAAACAATCCGTAAATGCGAGAGAAGGAATTAGAAATAATATTAAAGGTTTATCCCAGGAACAAAGACAATCTTATACAGAAACCATTGCGGAAGATTATCGTCATTTGGCTGATTTGTTATTAAGAGAAAACCGCATTTTAGAAGCGCAAAGAGTATTAGATTTACTCAAGGTTCAGGAATTAGCAGATTATTTAAGTAATGTGAGATCAAGTAATAATACTGTTCAAGGTATTACCAAACGACCCCAAGAACAGCAAATTATTCAAGGTATGTCTGCACAAATAGATAAGGCAATTTCTCAAGGTCAAGAATTAGCTTTGTTAGAAAATATCGGTGTTAATCAAAGAACAGAAAAACAGAAACAGAGAATTATTGAATTAAGAAAAAGTGAACAGCAAATTACTAAAGAGTTTGCAACTTTTTTAGAAAGTCCCCAGGTGAGACAATGGATAGCGGAACTACAAAAAACCACCCAAGGACAAGCAATTGATTTAAATGCTTACGCTACCACTTTACAAGACAACCTGAAAAAAATTAACCAAGATGCTGTAATTATCTATCCTTTTGTATTAGAAGACCGTTTAGAATTAGTGTTAATTTCTCCTTATGCTCCTCCTTTAAAGCGCACTGTTCCTGTCAAACGAGAAGAACTTAACCGAGCGATCGCTGAATTTCGTTCGACTGTCACAACGCCAATCCGTAATCCTAAAATTCCTGCTCAAAAGCTCTATAATTGGCTGATAAAGCCCTTGGAAAATGATTTAGTTCAAGCCAAGACCAAAACCATTATTTACGCCCCTGATAGACAATTGCGTTATATTCCTTTAGCAGCATTGCATGATGGTAAGCAATGGCTTATCGAACGCTTTCGCATCAATAATATTACTGCTGTTAGTTTGACTGACCTCAACACTAAACCCCAAAATCGGTTAAATGTGTTAGCGGCTGCTTTTACCAAAGGCAACTATAGCGTTAAGGCAGGAGATCAGGAGTTTAACTTCTCCGGGTTGCCCTTCGCCGGTCGTGAAGTGGAAACTCTGGCTCAAACTATTCCTAACACTACAAAATTACTAGACCAGCAATTCACAAAAGATATTGTGTTGCAGATGAATGATTACTCTATTGTACATCTAGCAACTCATGCGGTATTTACCCTTGGACAGCCGGAAGAATCATTTATTTTGTTTGGTAATGGCGATCGCATTACCCTACGAGATATCAAAAATTGGCGGTTGCCGAATGTTGATTTAGTCGTGCTTTCAGCTTGTGCAACCGGATTAGGCGATCGATTAGGAGACGGTAGGGAAATTCTCGGTTTTGGCTACCAGATGCAACAAACAGGTGCAAGAGCTGCGATCGCTTCTTTATGGTCGGTGGACGATGGTGGCACACAAGCGTTGATGAATACCTTTTATACAGTTCTGCAACAAGGGAATATTACTAAAGCCGAAGCCCTGCGTCAAGCTCAAATATCTCTGATTACTGGCAACTATACAATTACAGGTCAGGAACGACGTATTTCTATCAAACAGCCCATCAATAGTAATTTACCATCACAGGTGAGCGATCGGCTGAGTCATCCTTTTTACTGGTCTCCGTTTATTCTGGTTGGGAATGGATTGTGAAACTTTTTTAGGTTTTATTACGAAGTAATTATCAATCCCACTTCTAGGGGTGTTAGAAATGTCAATTTATTCTTTCACCCATAAAGTATAAAAAATTGCTAAACTTGATATTTAATTTATTGTAGATTGCTTGAATTATGCGAGAAGAAGTCGTAGTTAATCTAAAGAATGCTATTACTCAATCGTTACGTGCTTTTAATTCATCTCCCATTAAATTCATAGAATCACATTTTCAATCCGATAAAGTTGTTGAATGGCGTAGAGTTCCCAATGGTTGGCAAAGTTTTTATGTAAACCGTCCTAATAATTATTATCTTTTTTCTAAGCATCAAAAATTATTAGATGACCTTGGAGTAGAGTTCACACAGATTGTTCGCAAAAACCATCGTGAATATGAAAACCTTGTTGGCTTTCAAAGCCTTAACATTGCTATAAATATATTGCACAATTCGTCGATGATTGTCAAAAGCATTTTATGTGAATTATGGGATAGATACAATACTTTCAATGTTAATGATGAACAAATCAATATCATTATTCAAGAATTTGCTGATTTTGTTGATAATCCTAAAGTTCGTTTTCGCTACACAGCAATACTGCTTAACTTCAGGATGGATAAAGAACAGATTTTTCTAACTGATGATATTATCATTCGACAACTGAGTGAAAAAGAGGTTAGTGATATTTATAAAGATTCACCATCACAATATGTACCCGGAGTAAATCGTGTATCTCATATTCATGAGTTTGTAATAGAAGGTGAATTTGAAGAGGTTAAAAGATTTGATGATTCTGACCTAGAGACCACAAAAAATGTAGCGATAGAAAATCTAAATAATGCTGTTCTGGCATTAAACACATTTCAAGGAGGATCTGTTGGTTACGAATGTATTACATTCAAAACCGTTAAATTTTCTCCTATAATGCCTATAACTCGAATGTATGGTGGTCTGCACATACCTGTTGGAAACTACTATTTATTAGAATGCGACGTTGAAAGATTTCAAAACCACGCAAAATTAATTTTCTCCAAATTAGATGAGCCATTAGAAAGAGCGTTTACAAAACTTGCCGACGCAGAGTTACGTATACATTCCAAAGATCGACTTCTTGATGCAGTAGCAGGATTAGAAGCTATTCTTCTTGCATCAATGGGAAAAGAGACAGAAATAAAGTTCCGCTTTTCACTCAATTATTCAACCTTATTTGATAATCCAGAAAACCGTTTAAAGGAATATCAAGTTGCAAAACATTTGTATGATATACGCAGTACAATAGCTCATGGTGGTATACCTAAAGATCCTTGTAAAATCGGTGAGGAAAAACTTTCACTAAATAAAGCTGCTCAAAAAGCTTGTGGAATTCTACGTTATGTGATTCATTACTTCTTAAATCAGTCAA includes:
- a CDS encoding nitrate ABC transporter ATP-binding protein (This model describes the ATP binding subunits of ATP-binding cassette (ABC) transporters for nitrate transport, or for bicarbonate transport, in bacteria and archaea.); its protein translation is MSVFVGVDQIDKVFELTGGGQYIALKGIDLQIKKGEFVSLIGHSGCGKSTLLNMIAGLDLPTEGLVTLEGQRIKKPGPDRMVVFQNYSLLPWRTVRENIALAVDSVLNGMPAAERKAIIEKHIDMVGLRPHADKQPGMLSGGQKQRVAIARALAIRPKLLLLDEPFGALDALTRGNLQEQLMQICEENEVTAVMVTHDVDEAVLLSDRIVMLTNGPESKIGDILEVDIPRPRKRMEVVKHPSYYTLRSEMIYFLNQQKRVKKIRARKTAAIVRHGLEKVNLEIGFLPLTACAPLAIAKEKGFFVKHGLDEVNLVRESSWRGIVDGMTGGYLDAAQMPSGMPMWLSLGGNKNEPLSVVTSLTMTRNGNAITLAKRFYDQGVHSLSDFKNYLLKTREEQHRMGVVHPASMHNLLLRYWLAAGGIDPDIDVDMKNIPPAQMVVDLKGATIDGYCVGEPWNYRAAVEGSGFTIATDLEVWLGHPGKVLGVREDWAETYPNTHIALTKALLEACQYCANPANAQEVRQILASREYVSTDIDYIQIEDVNGASCDLDHPMREYAHHQFYSESAINRPSRTEQIWIMTQLARWGDTPFPRNWVEIVERVCRVRVFSTAARELGLDISYTRQPIKLFDGKPFNADDPISYLNDLEIKRDFSIAEVILDTPRRTAA
- a CDS encoding nitrate ABC transporter ATP-binding protein (This model describes the ATP binding subunits of ATP-binding cassette (ABC) transporters for nitrate transport, or for bicarbonate transport, in bacteria and archaea.) — translated: MQNRNLRTTNTATRTISHQPFLAIKDVCKVYPTKNGPFTVLDGVNLNVEQGEFLCVIGHSGCGKSTLLNMVSGFNFPTTGQVLLEGEPITKPGPDRMVVFQNYALLPWRTAFENIYLAVNAVYPTKPEAEKRSIVREHLAMVGLGDAMEKKPMQMSGGMRQRVSIARALAIRPKVLILDEPFGALDAITKEELQEELLKIWNDNRCTVLMITHDIDEALFLADKLVMMTNGPHAKIGEVMEIPFARPRDRARIMEDPQYYQLRNYALDFLFNRFAHDDVG
- a CDS encoding SDR family NAD(P)-dependent oxidoreductase; translated protein: MALFAENVAVITGGTSGIGRATAIAFAKEGAKVVVAGRREKEGEETVALIQKAQGECTFR
- a CDS encoding M48 family metallopeptidase, with the protein product MSLVKTPLIGLKADSFRHPLDLEATKTLKQIPGIDMMVRNWLGPMAEQVFYVENIASSILVGEKQLPDLHKLLLDACNILDIEPPQLYVRQHPAPNAYTFAMRGKQPFVVLHTSLIDILTPEEIQAVIAHELGHLKCDHSVYLTPVNLLVLAAAILPNVGAVVAQALQAQLLEWVRCAEFTCDRAALLATQDPKVVMSVLMKLAGGSPTLAPKLNLDAFVAQARAYDDISKTELGVMVKEARTAQLSHPVPVLRAREIDRWSSSLDYHKLLQNHGFKDQMETASKGGWRNW
- a CDS encoding leucine-rich repeat domain-containing protein, translated to MNGESNSESYSFSKFKKLTRLNLEGNQIANVSPLTNLTNLNMLFLGDNKIKDVSPLGNLKNLTRLLLTYNQITDVSPLANLNNLQILVLSLNKIKDISSLEKMTNLNELILEDNEITDISALSKLTSLTLLNLDHNKITDVTPLSKLSNLKDVSFKDNPVVK
- a CDS encoding leucine-rich repeat domain-containing protein, whose amino-acid sequence is MKLTSALVLMTSMWLGGGWGVIEAAQPPRRSNFIQLCKEQANLSADARITVELLLAKAKTNDCDLAAKNLLNVTKLDLINQQLVDLSPLSGFTNLESLNLHGNEIVDLSALAGLKNLKDLDVSNNQIPDVNPLATLQNLNRLTLERNKIKDINAIKELKNLESLSMFNNEIIDISALTKLKNLTWLNLDKNYITEISSLRDLVKLTGLSLEDNQVKDISALAKLTNLTRLELTENQIQNLTPLANLKN
- a CDS encoding CHAT domain-containing protein, with the protein product MRIHSANLGFITLLLSISSISVLTPIGNFAPVFAQEVSNQTQKDQADRLLRETIYLMTNAHIYRRSYDRIINSFEKTLEAYQNIGDKPGITKTLDYLAFVYYSRKNYQQALNYYQQVLKLQQELGDSKGEKQTLMKIMNLENEQSRELYEQGQYQKALEKLQKVLKLREQLDLQDLKGQLDLQDVKIQTGFIINKIGMIHHTLGEYETALKFYQQSLSVFREVTTQPVEKIPWVWTVFFNMGEIYQSLGENERALNSYQQALKLAQENKIGSEVKNINAIGNSYYRLKRYDLALNFYQQSLAKLPGVKNKKEKKLLEALTFNNIGLVHLDQGNYDLSLKFLQQGLNIVKSLRDKLSQGVLLDSIGKVYFQQGKYELAGNFYQQSLTLFQEIGYKAGEAKVLSSLGYLLEKQKQPQLAIVFFKQSVNAREGIRNNIKGLSQEQRQSYTETIAEDYRHLADLLLRENRILEAQRVLDLLKVQELADYLSNVRSSNNTVQGITKRPQEQQIIQGMSAQIDKAISQGQELALLENIGVNQRTEKQKQRIIELRKSEQQITKEFATFLESPQVRQWIAELQKTTQGQAIDLNAYATTLQDNLKKINQDAVIIYPFVLEDRLELVLISPYAPPLKRTVPVKREELNRAIAEFRSTVTTPIRNPKIPAQKLYNWLIKPLENDLVQAKTKTIIYAPDRQLRYIPLAALHDGKQWLIERFRINNITAVSLTDLNTKPQNRLNVLAAAFTKGNYSVKAGDQEFNFSGLPFAGREVETLAQTIPNTTKLLDQQFTKDIVLQMNDYSIVHLATHAVFTLGQPEESFILFGNGDRITLRDIKNWRLPNVDLVVLSACATGLGDRLGDGREILGFGYQMQQTGARAAIASLWSVDDGGTQALMNTFYTVLQQGNITKAEALRQAQISLITGNYTITGQERRISIKQPINSNLPSQVSDRLSHPFYWSPFILVGNGL
- a CDS encoding HEPN domain-containing protein; this translates as MREEVVVNLKNAITQSLRAFNSSPIKFIESHFQSDKVVEWRRVPNGWQSFYVNRPNNYYLFSKHQKLLDDLGVEFTQIVRKNHREYENLVGFQSLNIAINILHNSSMIVKSILCELWDRYNTFNVNDEQINIIIQEFADFVDNPKVRFRYTAILLNFRMDKEQIFLTDDIIIRQLSEKEVSDIYKDSPSQYVPGVNRVSHIHEFVIEGEFEEVKRFDDSDLETTKNVAIENLNNAVLALNTFQGGSVGYECITFKTVKFSPIMPITRMYGGLHIPVGNYYLLECDVERFQNHAKLIFSKLDEPLERAFTKLADAELRIHSKDRLLDAVAGLEAILLASMGKETEIKFRFSLNYSTLFDNPENRLKEYQVAKHLYDIRSTIAHGGIPKDPCKIGEEKLSLNKAAQKACGILRYVIHYFLNQSKSSLYKDPKFWENGYFGIEPRF